A portion of the Intestinibacillus sp. Marseille-P6563 genome contains these proteins:
- a CDS encoding IS110 family transposase, whose protein sequence is MNCVGIDVSKGKSMIAVMRPFGEVVVSPFEVRHTANELSELAGLLKSLDGETRVVMESTGNYHAPVAWLLHDAGLYVSVVNAMLVHDYGNNSLRRAKTDKKDAIKLANYGLDHWLTLPRYVPEEDTRLMLKACYRQYQQYSKVQTMLKNNLISLLDTTFPDANRLFTSPPRDDGREKWIDFVATFWHRECVCDLSEKAFAAKYQKWCKKYGYNFSEGKALDIYAAARGHFGVMPKTDTAKLLVEQAISQLRATSSALAALKQEMQSLAASLPEYPVVMEMFGVGPTLGPQLMAEIGDVRRFHSKKALVAFAGIDAPPYQSGQMDVRSRSISKRGSASLRRTLFLVMSVILQHAPMNEPVYQFMNKKRSEGKPYRVYMMASANKFLRIYYASVESYLDSLEHD, encoded by the coding sequence ATGAACTGCGTTGGCATCGATGTTTCCAAAGGGAAAAGCATGATCGCCGTCATGCGGCCTTTCGGAGAAGTGGTGGTTTCACCTTTTGAAGTACGTCATACCGCCAATGAACTGAGCGAGCTGGCAGGGCTACTCAAAAGCTTGGACGGCGAGACCCGTGTGGTGATGGAATCCACGGGTAATTACCACGCGCCGGTGGCTTGGCTGCTCCACGACGCGGGGCTTTATGTTTCCGTAGTCAATGCAATGTTGGTACACGACTATGGGAACAACAGTTTAAGACGGGCCAAGACCGACAAGAAGGACGCTATAAAGCTGGCCAACTACGGCCTTGACCACTGGCTCACGCTGCCGAGATATGTCCCGGAAGAGGACACTCGTCTCATGTTGAAGGCTTGCTACCGGCAATACCAGCAGTATTCAAAAGTACAGACCATGCTGAAGAATAACCTGATCTCCCTGCTGGACACTACTTTTCCAGATGCAAACCGCCTGTTCACCAGTCCGCCCCGCGACGATGGCCGCGAGAAGTGGATAGACTTTGTAGCTACTTTTTGGCATCGCGAGTGCGTTTGTGACCTGTCTGAGAAGGCCTTTGCCGCCAAATACCAGAAGTGGTGCAAGAAGTACGGCTACAATTTCAGTGAAGGCAAGGCGCTGGACATTTATGCCGCCGCCCGTGGGCACTTCGGTGTCATGCCCAAAACGGATACGGCAAAACTTTTGGTGGAACAGGCTATTTCCCAACTCCGGGCAACTTCCTCCGCATTAGCTGCTCTCAAACAGGAGATGCAGTCCCTGGCGGCTTCTCTGCCGGAGTATCCTGTGGTGATGGAGATGTTTGGTGTTGGCCCTACTCTCGGCCCTCAACTCATGGCTGAAATTGGCGATGTGCGCCGTTTTCATTCCAAGAAAGCGCTGGTGGCCTTTGCGGGCATTGACGCCCCACCCTACCAATCCGGCCAAATGGATGTCCGTAGCCGCAGCATTTCCAAACGCGGATCTGCTTCGCTGCGCAGAACGCTCTTTCTGGTGATGAGTGTCATCCTACAGCATGCTCCAATGAATGAGCCGGTCTACCAGTTCATGAACAAGAAACGCTCCGAAGGCAAGCCCTACCGTGTCTACATGATGGCCTCCGCAAATAAGTTCCTGCGTATCTACTACGCTTCTGTGGAATCCTACTTGGATTCCCTGGAACACGACTGA
- a CDS encoding putative manganese-dependent inorganic diphosphatase has translation MKPVFVIGHKNPDTDSICSAICYANLKRILTGREHIPCRAGDINAETSYVLEHFGVEPPRYLESLQPRLSDVQYRDVAGIDAQLSLRRAWQYMSDHNIQTVSVVDEENYLHGILTLSDIARFYMEDQDAHALAESHTSYRNLVDVLNGELVVGDPEGNVTQGKVVVAAANPDVMEDYIAEHDLVILGNRYESQLCSIEMKAGCIIIGLGSKVSRTIRKLAQEAGCNIIATPLDTYTCSKVINQAVPVSHVMRTNKLVTFQHKDLVSDVKATVAKRRIRYYPILDENSKYIGMISQRNLLDMEQQEVILVDHNEKDQAVDGIRTARVTEIIDHHRIDSVETSHPIYFRNQPLGCTATIVAQMYQEHQVPIERPIAGLLCSAILSDTLMFRSPTCTPYDRQIAEHLAQIAGIDIKTHAVAMFRAGSHLAERSTDEIFHMDYKYFQARDRRIAVSQVTSVNADELTALKPRMLSYMESCLPSSGLAMLFAMLTNIIDETTELLFVGQYAGRLVQAAFHKECNENSVVLPGVVSRKKQLVVPLLTALEEEGLPSDGS, from the coding sequence ATGAAACCTGTGTTTGTCATCGGACACAAAAACCCGGATACCGACTCCATCTGTTCGGCAATCTGCTACGCCAATCTCAAACGCATTTTGACCGGCCGGGAGCATATTCCCTGCCGGGCGGGGGACATCAATGCAGAAACCAGCTATGTGCTCGAGCACTTTGGAGTGGAGCCGCCGCGCTATCTGGAATCGTTACAGCCGCGCCTTTCCGATGTGCAATACCGCGATGTCGCGGGCATCGATGCCCAGCTTTCTCTGCGCCGCGCCTGGCAATACATGAGCGACCACAACATCCAGACCGTTTCGGTCGTGGATGAAGAAAACTATCTGCATGGCATCCTGACTCTGAGTGATATCGCACGCTTTTATATGGAAGATCAGGACGCCCATGCGCTGGCCGAATCGCACACCAGCTACCGCAATCTCGTCGATGTTCTCAACGGCGAATTGGTAGTCGGCGACCCGGAGGGCAATGTTACCCAAGGCAAGGTGGTCGTGGCGGCCGCCAATCCGGATGTGATGGAGGACTACATCGCCGAGCACGATCTGGTCATTCTGGGCAACCGCTACGAATCGCAGCTATGCTCCATTGAAATGAAGGCCGGCTGCATCATCATCGGCCTGGGTTCCAAGGTGTCGCGCACCATCCGCAAGCTGGCCCAGGAAGCGGGCTGCAACATCATCGCAACACCGCTGGATACATACACCTGTTCCAAGGTCATCAACCAGGCAGTGCCGGTCAGCCATGTCATGCGCACCAACAAGCTGGTGACCTTCCAGCACAAGGACCTGGTTTCCGATGTCAAGGCCACGGTTGCCAAGCGGCGCATCCGCTATTATCCCATCCTGGACGAAAACAGCAAGTATATCGGCATGATTTCCCAGCGTAACCTGCTGGATATGGAGCAGCAGGAAGTCATCCTGGTCGACCACAACGAAAAGGACCAGGCCGTGGACGGTATCCGCACCGCCCGGGTCACCGAGATCATCGACCACCACCGCATCGATTCGGTCGAAACCAGCCATCCGATCTATTTCCGCAACCAGCCGCTTGGCTGCACGGCTACCATTGTCGCACAGATGTATCAGGAACATCAGGTTCCCATCGAACGGCCAATTGCCGGGCTGCTCTGTTCGGCGATTTTGTCGGATACGTTGATGTTCCGTTCGCCCACCTGCACGCCGTATGACCGGCAGATCGCCGAGCATCTGGCGCAGATCGCCGGCATCGATATCAAGACCCATGCGGTCGCTATGTTCCGTGCGGGTTCCCATCTGGCCGAACGCTCGACCGATGAGATCTTCCACATGGATTATAAATATTTCCAGGCGCGGGACCGGCGCATCGCCGTTTCTCAGGTCACCAGCGTCAATGCCGACGAACTGACTGCCCTCAAGCCCCGCATGCTCAGCTATATGGAAAGCTGTCTGCCTTCCTCGGGTCTGGCGATGTTGTTTGCTATGCTGACCAATATCATCGACGAAACCACCGAATTGCTTTTTGTGGGCCAATATGCCGGCCGGCTGGTACAGGCGGCCTTCCACAAGGAATGCAACGAAAATTCGGTCGTACTCCCCGGCGTGGTCAGCCGCAAAAAGCAGCTGGTGGTCCCGCTGCTGACCGCTTTGGAAGAAGAAGGCCTGCCTAGTGATGGCTCCTGA
- the rpoN gene encoding RNA polymerase factor sigma-54 → MLNYLIQSLDENGFFTEPAQAIARRFGVSEQDVHLCIRLLQGMEPAGVGAADLKECLRLQLVRSVRPDAIALQIVDGFLESMARQQYSAIAKALHVPKAEVLRACDRIRALNPRPLNGLGGDVTTQYILPDFYVLEDNGQLRCILNDYFLPKIQIDPSHSELVKNKLLSPTDSEYIQNQYGQAQEIVKFLSYRKSTLQRVVEYILVVQADFFHQGPGHRVALGNREIAEALSLHESTISRAASGKFFECKWGVFPLKSLFVHSTGTDADSFDHILQRLQQLIASEPAGAAYSDQHLTDLLAAEGIPIARRTVAKYRSSLGIPPASRRNAKSHSENSL, encoded by the coding sequence ATCCTCAATTATCTGATTCAATCGCTGGATGAAAACGGCTTTTTCACCGAGCCTGCGCAGGCAATCGCCCGTCGATTTGGGGTTTCCGAGCAGGATGTGCACCTTTGCATCCGTCTGCTGCAAGGTATGGAACCAGCCGGTGTCGGAGCGGCTGACCTGAAAGAGTGCCTGCGGTTGCAGCTGGTGCGTTCGGTCCGCCCGGATGCCATCGCGCTGCAAATTGTGGACGGCTTTCTGGAAAGTATGGCCCGGCAGCAGTACAGCGCCATTGCTAAGGCGCTGCATGTCCCCAAGGCCGAGGTCCTACGCGCCTGCGACCGCATCCGCGCGCTCAATCCCCGGCCGCTCAACGGACTGGGCGGCGATGTGACGACCCAATACATCTTACCCGACTTTTATGTTTTGGAGGACAACGGGCAGCTTCGCTGCATCCTGAACGATTATTTTCTCCCCAAAATTCAGATCGACCCTTCGCACAGCGAACTGGTCAAAAACAAGCTGCTGAGCCCGACCGACAGCGAATACATCCAGAATCAATATGGCCAGGCGCAGGAGATCGTCAAATTCCTTTCCTATCGCAAATCCACCCTGCAACGGGTCGTGGAATACATCCTGGTCGTACAGGCGGATTTTTTCCATCAGGGCCCCGGCCATCGCGTGGCCCTGGGCAACCGGGAAATCGCCGAGGCGCTTTCCCTGCACGAATCGACCATCAGCCGCGCTGCCAGCGGCAAATTCTTTGAATGCAAGTGGGGCGTGTTCCCCCTTAAATCCCTCTTTGTTCACAGCACCGGCACCGATGCCGACAGCTTTGACCACATCTTACAGCGCCTGCAACAGCTCATCGCTTCCGAACCAGCTGGCGCTGCATATAGCGACCAGCATCTGACCGATCTGCTCGCCGCCGAAGGCATCCCCATTGCCCGGCGCACGGTCGCCAAATACCGCAGCAGTCTGGGCATCCCGCCGGCCAGCCGGCGCAATGCCAAATCCCATTCTGAAAACAGCCTGTAA